A single genomic interval of Lathyrus oleraceus cultivar Zhongwan6 chromosome 7, CAAS_Psat_ZW6_1.0, whole genome shotgun sequence harbors:
- the LOC127100894 gene encoding pentatricopeptide repeat-containing protein At1g71460, chloroplastic, translating into MENSVSSLSLRLPPNHKPYIFQIFNFKPSSKTPATHQNQSQRNLPKFTITKKKFAEEDAFPCSLPLHNKNPLSIYKDIKNFARQNKLKEALTVLDYVDQQGIPVNATTFSSLIAACIRTNSLSIGKQVHTHIRNNGLEKNTFLLTKLVQMYTSCGSLEDALKLFDELPCESSVYPWNALLRGTVVSGGRKRQYIDVLKTYSKMRELGVELNVYSFSSVIKSFAAAPAFYQGLRTHALLIKNGLVDSDILRTCLIDLYFKCGKVKLARSVFEEIPETERDVVVWGTMLSGFSHNRLHREVLDYVKWMVDEGIYPNSVIMTIVIPVIGEICKRRLGQEVHAYVVKTKSYSEKVPIQSALIDMYCKCGDLGSARRVFYSSPERNVVCWTALMSGYASVGRLEQALRSIIWMQQEGFKPDVVTVATALPVCAQLRALEEGKQIHAYALKHWFLPNVSISSSLVVMYSKCGVVEYSGRLFELMEQRNVISWTAMINSYIENGYPNEAVGVIRSMQLSRNRPDSIAMSRILSVCGELKLLKLGKETHGQILKRNFASVHFVSAELINMYGSFGDVDKANLVFSAVPVQGSMTWTALIRAYGYNKLYQGAIDLFDQMRSNGFSPNHFTFGVILSVCERAGFVKDANKIFNLMPKYKIEASKEHLDVMVRLLTRYGQLEKAQRFVQMSSFL; encoded by the coding sequence ATGGAAAACTCTGTTTCTTCTCTCTCCCTACGTTTGCCGCCAAACCACAAACCCTACATTTTCCAAATCTTCAACTTCAAACCTTCCTCAAAAACCCCAGCAACTCATCAAAATCAATCGCAAAGAAACCTGCCCAAATTCACCATCACCAAGAAGAAATTTGCAGAAGAAGATGCATTCCCGTGTTCCTTACCACTCCACAACAAAAACCCACTTTCAATTTACAAAGACATCAAGAACTTCGCTCgccaaaacaaactcaaagaaGCTCTCACAGTTTTGGATTATGTTGACCAGCAAGGCATTCCAGTCAACGCCACCACTTTCTCTTCGCTTATCGCTGCTTGCATCCGCACAAACTCGCTGTCAATAGGAAAACAAGTTCATACCCATATCAGAAACAATGGCCTTGAGAAAAACACATTTTTGCTCACAAAGCTTGTTCAAATGTACACTTCTTGTGGCTCTTTAGAAGATGCATTGAAGCTGTTTGATGAATTGCCGTGTGAGAGTAGTGTGTATCCTTGGAATGCTTTGCTCAGAGGAACTGTGGTTTCCGGGGGTAGGAAAAGACAATACATTGATGTGCTTAAGACTTATTCAAAGATGAGGGAATTAGGGGTTGAGTTGAATGTTTATAGTTTCTCTAGTGTCATCAAGAGTTTCGCCGCTGCTCCCGCGTTTTATCAAGGATTGAGGACTCATGCACTTTTGATCAAGAATGGTTTGGTTGACAGTGACATTCTCAGGACTTGTTTGATTGATTTGTATTTTAAGTGTGGTAAGGTTAAGCTTGCCCGTAGCGTGTTTGAGGAAATTCCTGAAACGGAGAGGGATGTTGTTGTTTGGGGAACTATGCTTTCTGGTTTTTCACACAACAGGTTGCATAGGGAAGTATTGGATTATGTTAAGTGGATGGTGGACGAAGGGATATACCCGAATTCGGTTATAATGACGATTGTTATTCCTGTAATCGGCGAAATTTGTAAAAGGAGGTTAGGTCAGGAAGTTCATGCTTATGTAGTAAAGACAAAATCGTACTCAGAGAAAGTTCCGATTCAATCTGCTTTGATTGATATGTATTGCAAGTGCGGGGATTTGGGATCTGCAAGGCGTGTTTTTTATAGCTCGCCAGAGAGAAATGTAGTTTGTTGGACAGCTCTTATGTCAGGCTATGCATCAGTTGGAAGACTAGAGCAAGCACTGAGGTCTATAATTTGGATGCAACAAGAAGGGTTTAAACCTGATGTGGTGACAGTTGCCACTGCTCTTCCAGTCTGTGCTCAGTTGAGAGCTTTGGAAGAAGGGAAACAGATTCATGCTTATGCTTTGAAACACTGGTTTCTTCCTAACGTATCTATATCTTCTTCATTGGTGGTAATGTACTCAAAGTGCGGCGTAGTTGAGTATTCTGGAAGACTGTTTGAGCTTATGGAGCAAAGGAATGTGATTTCATGGACAGCCATGATCAATTCGTACATAGAAAATGGATATCCAAATGAAGCAGTTGGTGTGATAAGGTCAATGCAGTTGTCACGAAATCGACCAGACTCGATTGCCATGTCAAGGATATTGAGTGTTTGCGGTGAGCTAAAGCTTTTAAAGCTCGGGAAAGAGACTCACGGGCAGATTTTGAAAAGGAATTTTGCATCCGTCCATTTTGTTTCTGCAGAACTTATCAATATGTATGGCTCTTTTGGCGATGTTGATAAGGCAAACTTGGTGTTTAGTGCAGTACCTGTGCAAGGTTCAATGACATGGACTGCTCTTATAAGGGCTTATGGATACAACAAATTATATCAAGGTGCAATTGACCTTTTTGATCAAATGAGATCAAATGGTTTTTCTCCAAACCACTTCACATTTGGAGTCATTCTATCTGTATGTGAAAGAGCTGGATTTGTCAAAGATGCTAATAAAATCTTCAATTTAATGCCGAAATATAAAATTGAAGCATCTAAAGAACACTTGGATGTAATGGTCCGACTTCTTACTCGATATGGACAACTAGAGAAAGCTCAGAGATTTGTACAGATGAGTTCTTTCTTGTAG